The Miltoncostaea oceani genome includes a region encoding these proteins:
- the lon gene encoding endopeptidase La: MNQDDQSIILPVLPLDDAVVLPGTSVTFPVTSDDQAEALDGAVDGRFLLVPRIDGRFMSHGVVATIVGEVTLPDGTRGVAIEAVHRAELGPAIGGESGLRVSAVERPDPDDPGPEAAALAREYRAVVEEVADLRGDRVRVAHFLAGISHPGRLADTAGYAPEIPLTTKAELLGTVDVVARLRLAIDAQRERLADAGLRRRIREDVTDGLDKSQREMLLRRQLSAIRKELGEDPEDGDDWSERIAASAMPDAARKEAERELARLERQPEGAEAGMIRTYLEWMVSLPWGTRSEEELDVAGAREVLDADHAGLQDIKERILEYLSVRRLRRERGMDEGRSGVILTLVGPPGTGKTSLGQSVAKALGREFARISLGGIRDEAEVRGHRRTYVGALPGRLVRALREAGTMNPVIMLDEIDKVGADWRGDPSSALLEVLDPAQNHSFRDHYLDVELDLSEVLFIATANVADTIPGPLLDRMEVIALDGYTEDEKLQIARGYLLPRQVERNGLREDEVTVDDDALRAVIGDYTREAGVRSLERELGKVLRKAARRVAEGAEGPITIGPGDLHDALGRPRFHHEAAERTAIPGVATGLAVTGTGGDVLFVEASAMTADGPGERLVLTGQLGDVMRESARIALSWTRAHGTEVGIHPADLAGKEVHVHVPAGAIPKDGPSAGVTMITAIASLASGRAVRPNVGMTGEVTLQGRVLPIGGLKQKVLAAHRAGLTDVIIPERNRRDLDDVPAEILEQVTVHPVLTIREVLDIALEPAHDRHESIAA; this comes from the coding sequence ATGAACCAGGACGACCAGAGCATCATCCTCCCGGTCCTCCCCCTCGACGACGCCGTGGTGCTCCCCGGCACGAGCGTCACCTTCCCCGTCACCTCCGACGACCAGGCCGAGGCGCTCGACGGCGCCGTGGACGGCCGCTTCCTGCTCGTGCCGCGCATCGACGGGCGGTTCATGTCACACGGCGTGGTGGCCACCATCGTCGGTGAGGTCACGCTGCCCGACGGCACCCGCGGCGTCGCCATCGAGGCGGTCCACCGCGCCGAGCTCGGCCCGGCGATCGGCGGCGAGTCCGGCCTTCGTGTCAGCGCCGTCGAGCGTCCCGACCCGGACGACCCCGGCCCCGAGGCCGCCGCGCTGGCACGCGAGTACCGCGCGGTCGTGGAGGAGGTCGCCGACCTCCGCGGCGACCGGGTGCGCGTCGCGCACTTCCTCGCCGGCATCAGCCACCCCGGCCGACTCGCGGACACCGCCGGCTACGCGCCGGAGATCCCCCTCACCACGAAGGCGGAACTGCTCGGCACCGTCGACGTCGTCGCGCGCCTGCGCCTCGCCATCGACGCCCAGCGCGAGCGCCTCGCCGACGCCGGCCTGCGCCGGCGCATCCGCGAGGACGTCACCGACGGCCTCGACAAGAGCCAGCGCGAGATGCTGCTGCGCCGGCAGCTCTCGGCCATCCGCAAGGAGCTCGGCGAGGACCCCGAGGACGGCGACGACTGGTCGGAGCGGATCGCCGCGTCCGCCATGCCGGACGCCGCCCGGAAGGAGGCCGAGCGCGAGCTCGCGCGCCTGGAGCGGCAGCCCGAGGGCGCCGAGGCCGGGATGATCCGGACCTACCTCGAGTGGATGGTCTCACTGCCGTGGGGCACCCGCTCCGAGGAGGAGCTCGACGTCGCCGGCGCGCGGGAGGTGCTCGACGCCGACCACGCCGGCCTGCAGGACATCAAGGAGCGGATCCTCGAGTACCTGTCCGTCCGGCGCCTGCGCCGCGAGCGCGGGATGGACGAGGGGCGCAGCGGCGTCATCCTGACGCTGGTCGGCCCCCCGGGGACCGGCAAGACGTCGCTCGGCCAGTCCGTGGCGAAGGCCCTCGGACGCGAGTTCGCGCGCATCAGCCTCGGCGGCATCCGCGACGAGGCCGAGGTCCGCGGGCACCGGCGCACCTACGTCGGCGCGCTGCCGGGCCGCCTCGTCCGGGCCCTCCGCGAGGCCGGGACGATGAACCCCGTGATCATGCTCGACGAGATCGACAAGGTCGGCGCCGACTGGCGCGGCGACCCGTCGTCGGCCCTGCTCGAGGTGCTCGACCCCGCCCAGAACCACAGCTTCCGCGACCACTACCTCGACGTGGAGCTCGACCTCTCCGAGGTCCTGTTCATCGCCACCGCGAACGTCGCCGACACCATCCCCGGCCCGCTGCTCGACCGCATGGAGGTCATCGCGCTCGACGGCTACACCGAGGACGAGAAGCTGCAGATCGCCCGCGGCTACCTCCTGCCGCGCCAGGTGGAGCGCAACGGCCTGCGCGAGGACGAGGTCACCGTCGACGACGACGCCCTGCGCGCCGTCATCGGCGACTACACCCGCGAGGCGGGGGTGCGGTCGCTCGAGCGGGAGCTCGGCAAGGTGCTGCGCAAGGCGGCGCGCCGCGTGGCGGAGGGGGCGGAGGGGCCGATCACCATCGGACCCGGCGACCTCCACGACGCCCTCGGGCGGCCGCGGTTCCACCACGAGGCGGCCGAGCGCACGGCGATCCCGGGCGTCGCGACCGGCCTCGCGGTCACGGGGACGGGCGGCGACGTGCTGTTCGTCGAGGCGAGCGCCATGACGGCGGACGGCCCCGGGGAGCGCCTCGTGCTCACCGGGCAGCTCGGCGACGTGATGCGCGAGTCCGCGCGGATCGCGCTCTCGTGGACGCGGGCGCACGGCACGGAGGTCGGCATCCACCCCGCCGACCTCGCGGGCAAGGAGGTCCACGTGCACGTCCCGGCGGGCGCGATCCCGAAGGACGGGCCGTCGGCGGGCGTCACCATGATCACCGCGATCGCCTCGCTCGCCTCCGGGCGCGCGGTGCGGCCGAACGTCGGGATGACCGGCGAGGTGACGCTGCAGGGCCGCGTGCTCCCGATCGGCGGCCTGAAGCAGAAGGTGCTCGCCGCCCACCGGGCCGGGCTGACGGACGTGATCATCCCGGAGCGCAACCGCCGCGACCTGGACGACGTCCCGGCGGAGATCCTGGAGCAGGTGACCGTGCACCCGGTCCTCACGATCCGGGAGGTCCTGGACATCGCGCTCGAGCCCGCCCACGACCGCCACGAGTCGATCGCGGCGTAG
- a CDS encoding DUF354 domain-containing protein: MRIWVDITNSPHAVIFRPLIARLRDRGHEVTVTAREFAQTIGLLDRFGIAHTSIGAHGGGAPRDKARAMAGRSSALVRFARRERFDLAVAHGSTDQPIAARLAGTPQVTMFDYEYATAMHHWNGRWATRVLVPAAIPEEALARYGMRPPKLVRYPGLKEEYYLADHAVDPGVVTELGLDPDGVIAVLRPPPEVTLYHRGASTDLFAATLARLLDAAPGVQTVVLPRTAEQRASLEGTAAIVPPGPIDGPSLVAAADLVVSAGGTMNREAAALGVPAYTPFAARLGAVDRALIADGRLRRLEAPGDVVLERRARGAAPPLRDPEILIDLILGAVRGRVEPS; encoded by the coding sequence GTGAGGATCTGGGTCGACATCACCAACTCGCCGCACGCGGTCATCTTCCGCCCGCTGATCGCGCGCCTGCGCGACCGAGGTCACGAGGTGACGGTGACCGCCCGCGAGTTCGCCCAGACGATCGGGCTGCTCGACCGCTTCGGGATCGCCCACACCAGCATCGGCGCGCACGGCGGGGGCGCGCCGCGCGACAAGGCCCGCGCGATGGCCGGGCGGTCGTCGGCGCTGGTGCGCTTCGCCCGCCGCGAGCGCTTCGACCTGGCCGTCGCCCACGGCAGCACCGACCAGCCGATCGCGGCGCGCCTCGCGGGCACCCCCCAGGTCACGATGTTCGACTACGAGTACGCCACCGCGATGCACCACTGGAACGGCCGGTGGGCGACGCGGGTGCTGGTGCCCGCCGCGATCCCCGAGGAGGCCCTCGCCCGCTACGGCATGCGGCCCCCGAAGCTGGTGCGCTACCCGGGGCTGAAGGAGGAGTACTACCTCGCCGACCACGCCGTCGACCCGGGCGTGGTGACCGAGCTGGGGCTCGACCCCGACGGCGTGATCGCGGTCCTGCGCCCGCCGCCCGAGGTCACGCTCTACCACCGCGGCGCCTCGACCGACCTCTTCGCCGCGACCCTCGCCCGGCTGCTCGACGCGGCCCCCGGCGTGCAGACGGTGGTGCTGCCGCGCACCGCCGAGCAGCGCGCGTCCCTGGAGGGGACCGCCGCGATCGTGCCGCCCGGGCCGATCGACGGGCCGAGCCTCGTGGCGGCCGCCGACCTCGTCGTCAGCGCCGGCGGGACGATGAACCGCGAGGCCGCGGCCCTCGGCGTCCCCGCCTACACGCCGTTCGCCGCCCGCCTCGGCGCCGTCGACCGCGCCCTGATCGCCGACGGCCGCCTGCGGCGCCTCGAGGCCCCCGGCGACGTCGTGCTCGAGCGCCGCGCCCGCGGGGCGGCGCCGCCGCTGCGCGACCCCGAGATCCTGATCGACCTGATTCTCGGGGCCGTCCGGGGTAGAGTGGAGCCCTCGTGA
- a CDS encoding PPOX class F420-dependent oxidoreductase, translating into MTALPDDVRDVLRGRAFAHLATILPDGSPHSVPVWIGVRDDDRLVLFTQTTSRKARNLERDARVALSAVDIDDPYRQCDVRGRVVGRIDGDAALDIADELSRTYTGEPFPWRSPQTVVYVIEARTAHHVKLPFTHTSG; encoded by the coding sequence GTGACCGCGCTCCCCGACGACGTCCGCGACGTCCTGCGGGGCCGGGCGTTCGCCCACCTCGCGACGATCCTCCCCGACGGGTCACCGCACTCGGTTCCCGTCTGGATCGGCGTGCGCGACGACGACCGCCTCGTGCTGTTCACGCAGACGACGAGCCGCAAGGCCCGCAACCTGGAGCGCGACGCGCGCGTCGCGCTGTCGGCCGTCGACATCGACGACCCCTACCGGCAGTGCGACGTCCGGGGGCGCGTCGTCGGCCGCATCGACGGCGACGCGGCCCTCGACATCGCCGACGAGCTGTCCCGGACGTACACGGGCGAGCCGTTCCCGTGGCGCAGCCCCCAGACCGTGGTGTACGTCATCGAGGCCCGCACCGCGCACCACGTGAAGCTGCCCTTCACCCACACCTCCGGGTAG
- a CDS encoding polysaccharide biosynthesis protein produces MSRAPLNWSPRAFAHRAAQIAVDTGLVVAAYWLAFYFRFDGNVPGRYERLFAATVGIVVVIKLATFVAMRFYTKWWRFTSLRDLQAIVLAAAVSSLLVTAVLSQWRPGDVVPIPRGVLLFDLVLTLTLIGGARFAVRSVIERPPRTELVSSGREVLICGAGDAGNTLLREMKRNRDLGYTPVGLIDDDPRKRRLRVQGTRVRGTRADLPRVLREVHVDEVIIAMPSASGRTRQEIVEVCRQAGVKCTTLPGLPELITGEVGVSLLREVRVEDVLGRAPVEIDFARVARYLNGRSVLVTGAGGSIGRELCRQVAAIGARRLVMVDHAENNLFEIDMALRERGHAGMLVPVIADCKDEVAMERVFATERPEIVFHAAAYKHVPMMELNPLQAVANNAIGTSVLANLSERFGVDRFCLISTDKAVEPKTVMGASKALAERVIEARGAGASPTRFAAVRFGNVLGSSGSVLPIFQRQIEQGGPVTVTHAEMTRFFMTIPEAVQLVIEATGIADGGDIFVLEMGEPVRIMDLAERMIELSGHRPGQDIAIEVVGIRPGEKLHEELFNVDEEVVSTRYGKIRRATRPAFDPDELHRGLAELQRRVRTGRPEPVVDALWAALRGGRGDGAGGEGSIPHTSTTTEERP; encoded by the coding sequence GTGAGCCGTGCTCCACTCAACTGGAGCCCCCGGGCGTTCGCTCACCGTGCCGCGCAGATCGCGGTCGATACGGGGCTCGTCGTGGCCGCCTACTGGCTGGCCTTCTACTTCCGCTTCGACGGCAACGTCCCCGGTCGGTACGAGCGGCTGTTCGCCGCGACCGTCGGCATCGTGGTCGTCATCAAGCTGGCGACCTTCGTCGCGATGCGCTTCTACACCAAGTGGTGGCGCTTCACGAGCCTCCGCGACCTCCAGGCGATCGTCCTCGCCGCGGCGGTGTCGAGCCTGCTCGTCACGGCCGTCCTGTCGCAGTGGCGCCCCGGCGACGTCGTCCCGATCCCCCGCGGCGTCCTGCTCTTCGACCTGGTCCTGACGCTCACCCTGATCGGCGGCGCCCGGTTCGCGGTGCGCAGCGTCATCGAGCGCCCCCCGCGCACGGAGCTGGTGTCGAGCGGCCGTGAGGTGCTGATCTGCGGCGCCGGCGACGCCGGCAACACGCTGCTGCGGGAGATGAAGCGCAACCGCGACCTCGGGTACACGCCCGTCGGCCTGATCGACGACGACCCCCGCAAGCGCCGCCTCCGCGTGCAGGGCACCCGGGTGCGCGGCACCCGCGCCGACCTGCCCCGCGTGCTGCGCGAGGTGCACGTCGACGAGGTCATCATCGCCATGCCGTCGGCGTCGGGGCGCACCCGCCAGGAGATCGTCGAGGTCTGCCGCCAGGCCGGCGTGAAGTGCACGACCCTGCCGGGCCTGCCGGAGCTGATCACCGGCGAGGTGGGCGTCAGCCTGCTGCGCGAGGTCCGCGTCGAGGACGTCCTCGGCCGCGCCCCCGTCGAGATCGACTTCGCCCGCGTCGCCCGTTACCTCAACGGCCGGTCGGTGCTCGTCACCGGCGCCGGCGGCTCCATCGGCCGCGAGCTGTGCCGCCAGGTCGCCGCGATCGGCGCCCGCCGCCTCGTGATGGTCGACCACGCCGAGAACAACCTCTTCGAGATCGACATGGCGCTGCGCGAGCGCGGCCACGCGGGGATGCTCGTCCCGGTCATCGCGGACTGCAAGGACGAGGTCGCGATGGAGCGCGTCTTCGCGACCGAGCGCCCCGAGATCGTGTTCCACGCCGCGGCGTACAAGCACGTGCCGATGATGGAGCTCAACCCGCTGCAGGCCGTGGCGAACAACGCGATCGGCACGTCGGTGCTCGCGAACCTGTCGGAGCGCTTCGGCGTCGACCGGTTCTGCCTGATCTCGACCGACAAGGCCGTGGAGCCGAAGACCGTGATGGGCGCCTCGAAGGCGCTGGCCGAGCGCGTCATCGAGGCGCGCGGCGCCGGCGCCTCCCCGACGCGCTTCGCGGCCGTCCGGTTCGGCAACGTGCTCGGCAGCTCCGGCTCCGTGCTCCCGATCTTCCAGCGCCAGATCGAGCAGGGCGGGCCGGTGACGGTCACGCACGCCGAGATGACGCGCTTCTTCATGACGATCCCCGAGGCGGTCCAGCTCGTGATCGAGGCGACCGGCATCGCCGACGGCGGTGACATCTTCGTCCTCGAGATGGGCGAGCCGGTCCGGATCATGGACCTGGCCGAGCGCATGATCGAGCTGTCCGGGCACCGTCCCGGTCAGGACATCGCGATCGAGGTGGTGGGTATCCGACCCGGCGAGAAGCTCCACGAGGAGCTGTTCAACGTGGACGAGGAGGTGGTCTCGACGCGCTACGGCAAGATCCGCCGCGCGACCCGGCCCGCCTTCGACCCGGACGAGCTGCACCGCGGTCTCGCGGAGCTGCAGCGGCGCGTCCGGACCGGCCGGCCCGAGCCGGTGGTCGACGCCCTGTGGGCCGCACTGCGCGGCGGCAGGGGCGACGGCGCCGGCGGCGAAGGATCGATCCCGCACACCTCCACGACCACCGAGGAGCGTCCATGA
- a CDS encoding winged helix-turn-helix transcriptional regulator: MDDCRHLTPVCHRYQRAAELLGRRWSAAVIRAAMEGPARFTEIRGSVEGLSARLLAERLRELEAAGLMERRELGGGAVEYRLTEKGQALTRVVREIEAWVAAWDDDAAPAPPGGAR, encoded by the coding sequence ATGGACGACTGCCGTCACCTGACTCCGGTCTGCCACCGCTACCAGCGCGCGGCCGAGCTCCTCGGCCGCCGCTGGAGCGCGGCGGTGATCCGGGCCGCCATGGAGGGCCCCGCCCGGTTCACCGAGATCCGCGGGTCGGTGGAGGGGCTCTCGGCCCGCCTGCTGGCCGAGCGCCTCCGCGAGCTGGAGGCCGCGGGGCTCATGGAGCGCCGCGAGCTCGGCGGCGGCGCGGTCGAGTACCGCCTCACCGAGAAGGGGCAGGCGCTCACCCGCGTCGTCCGCGAGATCGAGGCGTGGGTCGCCGCGTGGGACGACGACGCCGCGCCGGCCCCGCCGGGGGGCGCCCGGTGA
- a CDS encoding FAD-dependent oxidoreductase, with protein sequence MTSLSDARADVLVVGSGGAGMSAAVSAAGAGASVLVTTKSALGAGNTGKAQGGIQAAMGDDDSTESHFEDTFAAGHHAARPELVRRLADGGPEAIAWLESIGVAFTRDEGRLRLLRCGGATRKRLLQAGERTGAEMVKALRGAVRASGAEVWESTRLIDLAPDGDGWVATVAPGGNGARRTVRAGAVVLAAGGGLRGEAEALGLGSTNHPDATPEVLRLALDLGAEGRELDSWQQHPTGSVWPEALSGYALPETTRAYGATLHDADGERFVDELAPRDVVAQAIIDAVEQGRGALAPDGRAGVWLDTPAIDRENGAGFTADRLAYVHNRYRKAGIDITRERVLVYPVLHYRNGGLAIDEDAATTVPGVFAAGEIAGGVHGSNRLMGNSLLDTVVYGRRAGASAARVTR encoded by the coding sequence GTGACGAGCCTCTCGGATGCGCGTGCCGACGTGCTGGTCGTCGGATCGGGTGGCGCGGGGATGTCGGCGGCCGTGAGCGCCGCCGGAGCGGGCGCGTCGGTCCTCGTGACCACGAAGTCCGCCCTCGGCGCCGGCAACACCGGCAAGGCCCAGGGGGGCATCCAGGCGGCCATGGGCGACGACGACTCGACGGAGTCCCACTTCGAGGACACCTTCGCCGCCGGTCACCACGCCGCGCGGCCCGAGCTGGTGCGCCGCCTCGCCGACGGGGGGCCCGAGGCGATCGCGTGGCTCGAGTCCATCGGTGTCGCGTTCACCCGCGACGAGGGGCGCCTGCGCCTGCTGCGGTGCGGCGGCGCGACCCGCAAGCGGCTGCTGCAGGCCGGTGAGCGCACCGGCGCCGAGATGGTCAAGGCGCTGCGCGGCGCGGTCCGCGCGAGCGGCGCCGAGGTGTGGGAGTCCACGCGTCTCATCGACCTCGCGCCCGACGGCGACGGCTGGGTCGCGACCGTCGCGCCCGGCGGCAACGGGGCGCGCCGCACCGTGCGCGCCGGGGCCGTCGTGCTCGCCGCGGGCGGCGGCCTGCGGGGCGAGGCCGAGGCGCTCGGCCTCGGCAGCACCAACCACCCCGACGCCACCCCCGAGGTCCTCCGCCTCGCGCTCGACCTGGGCGCCGAGGGCCGCGAGCTCGACTCGTGGCAACAGCACCCCACCGGCTCCGTCTGGCCGGAGGCGCTGTCCGGCTACGCCCTCCCCGAGACCACCCGCGCCTACGGGGCGACCCTCCACGACGCCGACGGCGAGCGCTTCGTCGACGAGCTCGCCCCGCGCGACGTCGTCGCCCAGGCGATCATCGACGCCGTCGAGCAGGGCCGCGGCGCGCTCGCGCCCGACGGCCGCGCCGGCGTCTGGCTCGACACGCCCGCCATCGACCGCGAGAACGGCGCCGGGTTCACCGCCGACCGCCTCGCGTACGTCCACAACCGCTACCGGAAGGCGGGGATCGACATCACACGAGAGCGCGTGCTGGTCTATCCGGTCCTGCACTACCGCAACGGCGGCCTCGCCATCGACGAGGACGCCGCGACGACCGTGCCCGGCGTGTTCGCCGCGGGTGAGATCGCCGGCGGGGTGCACGGCTCCAACCGCCTCATGGGCAACAGCCTCCTCGACACGGTCGTCTACGGGCGCCGGGCCGGCGCGAGCGCCGCGCGGGTGACCCGGTGA
- a CDS encoding DegT/DnrJ/EryC1/StrS family aminotransferase, with protein MAVPLMDIQAQYGPLRAELDAALAGVLDSGRFILGPEGRALEATVSERLDGRPCAGVANGTDALVIALNALDVGPGDEVITTPYTFYATAEAIARVGATPVFADIDPVTYCLDPAKVRERIGPRTKAILPVHIFGHPADMPAIMEIAREHGLVVVEDSAQAFGARTAEGEIGTFGDAATFSFFPTKNFPGMGDGGMVVCRDEALADRVKRLRFHGSKDKVVFEEVGYNSRLDDLQAAIIRVFYPHLDGWNAARAQAAAWYAEEGLGDVMALPATAEGARHIFHLYMARHPRRDDIRAGLAEAGVASAVYYGIPMHLQPVFAGLGYTAGDLPVAEEAAASALALPMHPNLTRDDVAEVVAAASLALERAGAASSP; from the coding sequence ATGGCCGTGCCCCTCATGGACATCCAGGCCCAGTACGGGCCCCTCCGCGCCGAGCTCGACGCCGCACTCGCGGGCGTCCTCGACAGCGGTCGCTTCATCCTCGGTCCCGAGGGCCGCGCCCTGGAGGCCACGGTCTCGGAGCGCCTCGACGGGCGCCCCTGCGCCGGCGTCGCCAACGGCACCGACGCGCTCGTCATCGCGCTGAACGCCCTCGACGTCGGTCCGGGCGACGAGGTCATCACGACCCCGTACACGTTCTACGCGACCGCCGAGGCCATTGCGCGGGTCGGCGCCACCCCCGTCTTCGCGGACATCGACCCGGTCACGTACTGCCTCGACCCGGCGAAGGTGCGCGAGCGGATCGGCCCCCGCACGAAGGCGATCCTCCCGGTCCACATCTTCGGCCACCCCGCCGACATGCCGGCGATCATGGAGATCGCGCGGGAGCACGGCCTCGTCGTCGTCGAGGACTCCGCGCAGGCGTTCGGCGCCCGGACCGCCGAGGGCGAGATCGGGACGTTCGGCGACGCCGCGACCTTCAGCTTCTTCCCCACGAAGAACTTCCCGGGGATGGGCGACGGCGGCATGGTCGTCTGCCGCGACGAGGCCCTCGCCGACCGGGTGAAGCGGCTGCGCTTCCACGGCTCGAAGGACAAGGTCGTGTTCGAGGAGGTCGGCTACAACTCGCGGCTCGACGACCTGCAGGCCGCGATCATCCGCGTCTTCTACCCGCACCTCGACGGGTGGAACGCCGCGCGCGCGCAGGCCGCCGCCTGGTACGCGGAGGAGGGGCTCGGCGACGTCATGGCGCTGCCCGCCACCGCCGAGGGCGCCCGCCACATCTTCCACCTCTACATGGCCCGCCACCCGCGGCGCGACGACATCCGCGCCGGGCTGGCCGAGGCCGGCGTCGCGAGCGCCGTCTACTACGGCATCCCGATGCACCTGCAGCCCGTCTTCGCGGGCCTCGGGTACACGGCCGGCGACCTGCCGGTGGCCGAGGAGGCCGCCGCGAGCGCCCTCGCGCTGCCGATGCACCCGAACCTCACGCGCGACGACGTCGCCGAGGTGGTCGCCGCCGCGAGCCTCGCCCTGGAGCGCGCCGGCGCCGCGTCGTCCCCGTAA
- a CDS encoding sensor histidine kinase, with protein sequence MTIALLTVAVGALVVAAVLGVAARRAAREASAARSEAAAAVAAAAVAEGRRHQLLEGLPFTTLRVDRDARVVEANRAALGRFPFLDRGMGVLESFSEHELAGRVQSALDGMTAERFEVRLFADGRRTYRVAVEPYEVGDTREALVFLTDASEAADYQELRSQFVANVSHELRTPLTGLRALLEALDDPAMDEGTRRDFVGRASRETARLEALIADILFLSELEATQGMPSGARSDLAVAAAATAQELAPAAAEQRVRLVVDGDGEAWTPLTERMSRTVVRNLLENAVKYAGHGATARATVRRRGDDVVLTVSDDGAGIPEMHLPHVFERFYRADPSRSKRMGGTGLGMSIVKHIAERFGGTAEATSREGFGTTVTITIPAPEDADGR encoded by the coding sequence GTGACCATCGCCCTCCTGACGGTCGCCGTCGGCGCGCTCGTCGTCGCCGCCGTGCTCGGCGTCGCCGCGCGCCGGGCCGCCCGGGAGGCCTCCGCCGCCCGGTCCGAGGCCGCCGCCGCGGTCGCCGCCGCCGCCGTCGCGGAGGGGCGGCGCCACCAGCTCCTGGAGGGCCTGCCGTTCACGACGCTGCGCGTCGACCGCGACGCGCGGGTGGTCGAGGCGAACCGCGCGGCGCTCGGGCGGTTCCCCTTCCTCGACCGGGGGATGGGCGTCCTCGAGTCGTTCAGCGAGCACGAGCTGGCCGGCCGGGTGCAGTCCGCCCTCGACGGCATGACCGCCGAGCGCTTCGAGGTGCGGCTGTTCGCCGACGGCCGGCGCACCTACCGCGTGGCGGTCGAGCCGTACGAGGTGGGGGACACCCGCGAGGCCCTCGTCTTCCTCACCGACGCGAGCGAGGCCGCCGACTACCAGGAGCTGCGGTCGCAGTTCGTCGCGAACGTCTCCCACGAGCTGCGGACGCCGTTGACGGGGTTGCGGGCGCTGCTGGAGGCCCTCGACGACCCCGCGATGGACGAGGGCACCCGCCGCGACTTCGTGGGGCGCGCGTCGCGCGAGACGGCGCGCCTGGAGGCCCTGATCGCCGACATCCTGTTCCTCTCGGAGCTGGAGGCGACCCAGGGGATGCCCTCCGGCGCGCGCAGCGACCTGGCCGTCGCCGCCGCGGCCACCGCGCAGGAGCTCGCCCCGGCCGCGGCCGAGCAGCGCGTCCGGCTCGTCGTGGACGGCGACGGCGAGGCGTGGACGCCCCTCACCGAGCGCATGTCCCGCACCGTCGTGCGGAACCTCCTCGAGAACGCGGTGAAGTACGCCGGCCACGGCGCGACGGCGCGGGCGACGGTGCGCCGGCGCGGCGACGACGTGGTCCTGACGGTGTCCGACGACGGGGCCGGCATCCCCGAGATGCACCTGCCGCACGTCTTCGAGCGCTTCTACCGGGCGGATCCGTCGCGGTCGAAGCGCATGGGCGGCACCGGCCTCGGGATGTCGATCGTGAAGCACATCGCCGAGCGCTTCGGGGGGACCGCCGAGGCCACGTCCCGGGAGGGCTTCGGCACCACCGTCACGATCACGATCCCGGCCCCGGAGGACGCGGACGGCCGCTGA
- a CDS encoding selenium metabolism-associated LysR family transcriptional regulator, whose amino-acid sequence MDLRQLLTFRTVVDKGSFSQAAEELEVSQPAVSFQIRALEERLGHRLLDRSGRRVAVTEAGEVVYRYARRMIGLEAELEREMGEIGTRVAGPLVLGSSTGPGEVLLPRLLGAFHRAHPDVRVSLAVSDTQTVCERVLDDELELGVVGAARPQRGLVFEPFVRDELVAIVPPAHPFATRGSVTLEELVAEPMLIQQEGSGVRSVVEAAMREGGLRDRDLHVAMELGLQQSVKAAVLDGFGITVISSLAVEREVAEGSLVALRLEGPGLERHFFAVRHAGRTPKRVTAAFVEFARAELGDMAATVPPS is encoded by the coding sequence GTGGACCTCCGCCAGCTCCTGACGTTCCGCACCGTCGTCGACAAGGGGTCGTTCTCCCAGGCGGCGGAGGAGCTCGAGGTGTCGCAGCCCGCCGTGTCGTTCCAGATCCGGGCCCTCGAGGAGCGCCTCGGCCACCGGCTGCTCGACCGCAGCGGCCGCCGCGTCGCCGTGACCGAGGCCGGCGAGGTCGTCTATCGCTACGCCCGCCGCATGATCGGCCTCGAGGCGGAGCTCGAGCGGGAGATGGGGGAGATCGGGACGCGCGTCGCCGGCCCCCTCGTGCTCGGCTCGTCCACCGGGCCCGGCGAGGTGCTGCTCCCCCGCCTGCTCGGCGCGTTCCACCGCGCCCACCCCGACGTCCGCGTCAGCCTCGCGGTGAGCGACACCCAGACGGTCTGCGAGCGCGTCCTCGACGACGAGCTGGAGCTCGGCGTCGTCGGCGCCGCCCGGCCCCAGCGCGGCCTCGTGTTCGAGCCGTTCGTCCGCGACGAGCTCGTCGCGATCGTCCCCCCCGCGCACCCCTTCGCGACCCGCGGGTCCGTGACCCTGGAGGAGCTCGTCGCCGAGCCGATGCTGATCCAGCAGGAGGGCTCCGGGGTCCGTTCGGTCGTGGAGGCGGCGATGCGCGAGGGCGGCCTGCGGGACCGCGACCTGCACGTCGCGATGGAGCTCGGCCTGCAGCAGTCGGTCAAGGCCGCCGTGCTCGACGGCTTCGGCATCACCGTCATCTCCAGCCTCGCCGTCGAGCGGGAGGTCGCCGAGGGGAGCCTCGTCGCGTTGCGCCTCGAGGGTCCCGGGCTCGAACGCCACTTCTTCGCGGTCCGCCACGCCGGCCGGACCCCGAAGCGCGTCACCGCGGCGTTCGTCGAGTTCGCCCGCGCGGAGCTCGGCGACATGGCCGCCACCGTGCCCCCCTCATAA